The Microbacterium sp. LWH7-1.2 genome window below encodes:
- a CDS encoding SseB family protein — protein sequence MALFSRRPKKPAEQPPTSPEPSPGDEVAAETAAAAADAAPASDEAPTAAAGDAPTAAAGDAPAAGTDAAARPAPQDPTPDVPAEDAATDAAASVSISVSSFGGLGVSPATSQPAEPREPEAGETVPPGPKPRLGAREWMRTAPEQTETVPGLRDNVLLRAALGRIGDAPASQALLDVTRQLLQGHVFLRVKGDARALLAEGKGLPLAIANSGDRTFALVYSSGAALQASVKADGDTETSAMGQPVLTVLRHVFASSYDGIIIDPASSPSRAVLPKELLQRAVEQADPQLTVKTLLAAERAPEISAKVAEALTRVPLWVAVGVSDSGTPGIAEARDAEGRRFLEVYSHPLEVAVMGRGDNAGPITPAQLAKALSTDEGLTGLLVDPAGPWIRLSRDDLAPLLALAD from the coding sequence ATGGCCTTGTTCTCGCGCCGTCCGAAGAAGCCCGCCGAGCAGCCGCCGACCTCCCCCGAGCCCTCGCCGGGGGACGAGGTCGCGGCCGAGACGGCGGCCGCTGCCGCGGATGCGGCACCAGCATCCGACGAGGCGCCCACCGCCGCTGCCGGCGATGCGCCCACCGCCGCTGCCGGTGATGCACCCGCCGCGGGAACGGATGCTGCCGCCCGGCCTGCGCCTCAAGACCCCACGCCCGACGTGCCAGCGGAAGATGCGGCGACGGATGCTGCAGCATCCGTGTCCATCTCCGTCTCGTCGTTCGGCGGGCTCGGGGTGTCGCCGGCGACGTCGCAGCCGGCGGAGCCGCGCGAGCCCGAGGCCGGTGAGACCGTGCCGCCGGGGCCGAAGCCCCGCCTCGGCGCCCGCGAATGGATGCGCACGGCGCCCGAACAGACCGAGACTGTCCCGGGGCTCCGCGACAACGTGCTGCTGCGCGCCGCGCTCGGGCGCATCGGCGACGCCCCGGCCTCGCAGGCGCTGCTCGACGTCACGCGGCAGCTGCTGCAGGGGCACGTGTTCCTGCGGGTCAAGGGGGATGCGCGTGCGCTCCTCGCCGAGGGGAAGGGGCTGCCGCTCGCGATCGCGAACTCGGGAGACCGGACGTTCGCGCTCGTCTACTCGAGCGGCGCCGCGCTGCAGGCGAGCGTCAAGGCCGACGGCGACACCGAGACCTCGGCGATGGGCCAGCCTGTGCTCACGGTGCTGCGGCACGTGTTCGCGAGCTCGTACGACGGGATCATCATCGACCCCGCGTCGTCGCCCTCGCGCGCGGTGCTGCCGAAGGAGCTGCTGCAGCGTGCCGTCGAGCAGGCAGACCCCCAGCTGACCGTCAAGACGCTCCTCGCCGCGGAACGCGCACCCGAGATCAGCGCCAAGGTGGCCGAGGCGCTCACGCGCGTTCCGCTCTGGGTCGCCGTAGGTGTCTCGGACAGCGGCACGCCCGGGATCGCCGAAGCACGCGATGCCGAGGGGCGCCGCTTCCTCGAGGTCTACTCGCACCCGCTCGAGGTCGCGGTCATGGGCCGTGGCGACAACGCGGGGCCCATCACTCCCGCCCAGCTCGCGAAGGCGCTGAGCACCGACGAGGGACTCACCGGCCTCTTGGTCGACCCCGCGGGGCCGTGGATCCGCCTCAGCCGCGACGACCTCGCACCCCTTCTCGCCCTCGCCGACTGA
- a CDS encoding metalloregulator ArsR/SmtB family transcription factor yields MSDDRLDRAFVALGDPVRRAIIARLSRGPATVGELAEPFPITMQAVSRHIKVLEDAGLVTRSRDAQRRPVHLDAAALEELTAWIDRYRLDAERAYRRLDAVLAAAASVPSTGDPRRTDTKEKES; encoded by the coding sequence ATGAGCGATGACCGACTCGATCGAGCGTTCGTGGCGCTGGGCGACCCGGTCCGCCGCGCGATCATCGCGCGCCTGAGCCGCGGGCCGGCGACGGTGGGCGAGCTCGCCGAGCCGTTCCCGATCACCATGCAGGCGGTCTCCCGCCACATCAAGGTGCTCGAAGACGCCGGGCTCGTCACGCGGTCGCGCGACGCGCAGCGGCGACCCGTCCACCTCGACGCCGCGGCGCTCGAGGAGCTCACCGCGTGGATCGACCGCTACCGGCTCGACGCCGAGCGCGCCTACCGGCGGCTCGACGCGGTGCTCGCGGCGGCAGCATCCGTCCCCTCGACAGGAGACCCTCGCAGGACCGACACGAAGGAGAAGGAATCATGA
- a CDS encoding MerR family transcriptional regulator produces the protein MKISELSERSGVPVATVKFYIREGMLPRGEAVSTTRAEYGEEHLGRLRLIAALADVRGLPLSRVRDILGLVDAPDDDPVATLGRAVGALPPYVESDRDDYPRARAAIAELGLTYDPDFTAVAQLDEALGALEAAGLDAAPAVLRRYSEAMRQVAAEELAPLAGMSRAEAVPYAVLGTALYEPVMLALRRLAHHHLLVEGQAR, from the coding sequence ATGAAGATCTCTGAACTCTCGGAGCGCAGCGGGGTGCCGGTAGCCACCGTGAAGTTCTACATCCGCGAGGGCATGCTCCCCCGGGGCGAGGCGGTCTCCACGACGCGGGCCGAGTACGGCGAGGAGCACCTTGGGCGCCTCAGGCTCATCGCCGCGCTGGCCGACGTGCGCGGGCTCCCGCTGTCGCGGGTGCGCGACATCCTCGGGCTGGTCGATGCCCCCGACGACGACCCGGTCGCGACGCTCGGGCGGGCGGTCGGGGCACTCCCGCCGTACGTCGAGTCCGACCGCGACGACTATCCCCGGGCGCGGGCCGCCATCGCCGAGCTGGGCCTGACGTACGACCCCGACTTCACCGCTGTCGCTCAACTCGACGAGGCGCTGGGAGCCTTGGAGGCGGCGGGATTGGATGCCGCCCCGGCCGTGCTCCGCCGCTACAGCGAGGCGATGCGCCAGGTCGCCGCCGAGGAGCTCGCGCCGCTGGCGGGCATGTCTCGCGCCGAGGCCGTGCCCTATGCGGTGCTCGGCACCGCGCTCTACGAGCCGGTGATGCTGGCGCTCCGCCGCCTGGCCCACCACCACCTGCTCGTCGAGGGCCAAGCCCGCTGA
- a CDS encoding SRPBCC family protein produces MSNPLIIEAVPGTSYADITREFDAPVEALFRAHADPQLFQQWIGPGEERTEITHWDFRTGGGYRFVQRDASGEYAFRGVFHTVRENELIIQTFEFEGWPDEVSIDCIRFEALEGGRSRIVDHSVFSTVEVLANMQSEGMERGMREGYDKLDGLLAAEG; encoded by the coding sequence ATGAGCAACCCGCTCATCATCGAAGCCGTTCCGGGCACGTCGTATGCCGACATCACGCGGGAGTTCGACGCTCCCGTCGAGGCGCTGTTCCGGGCGCATGCCGATCCGCAGCTGTTCCAGCAGTGGATCGGACCCGGCGAGGAGCGCACCGAGATCACCCACTGGGACTTCCGCACCGGCGGCGGCTATCGCTTCGTACAGCGCGACGCGAGCGGCGAGTATGCGTTCCGCGGCGTGTTCCACACGGTGCGCGAGAACGAGCTGATCATCCAGACGTTCGAGTTCGAGGGCTGGCCCGATGAGGTCAGCATCGACTGCATCCGCTTCGAGGCGCTCGAAGGCGGTCGCTCGCGGATCGTCGACCACAGCGTGTTCTCGACCGTCGAGGTGCTCGCGAACATGCAGTCCGAGGGCATGGAGCGCGGCATGCGCGAGGGCTACGACAAGCTCGACGGGCTGCTCGCGGCGGAGGGCTGA
- a CDS encoding UvrD-helicase domain-containing protein: MTDASTPIIVGRDIGPQGPAARLDDDLLEGLNPQQREAVTYRGQALLIVAGAGSGKTSVLTRRIASLLRNREAWPSQILAITFTNKAAGEMRERVEHLVGDSSRGMWISTFHSACVRILRREAEQFGFTKSFTIYDSGDSRALIKRLVKEHEADAFGLTPAATQSKISRLKNELADAESYARSANMSDPAERVFVELFGAYQRELQKANAFDFDDLIGQTVFLFRAFPQVADVYRRRFRHVLVDEYQDTNHAQYALIHELTRPPGSDAAPLAASGGMMIFEPEPAAEDGASLTVVGDSDQSIYAFRGADIRNISEFEKDYPGAKVVLLEQNYRSTQNILSAANAVISHNFDRKDKKLWTDVGEGEQIVGFTGYSQHDEAQFVADEIEALRRGGVDYSQMAVFYRTNSQSRALEEIFIRSALPYKIMGGTKFYERAEIKDALAYLVAVANPADEMAMRRIINRPRRGIGDVTIETISRYAADQQITFRDALANASALGVGPKIQAAIAHLDAVLAEASEIMLPSSGELAPPTAVAEGLTLLLNKSGYYDALRASKDAQDEARIENLDEMVAVAREFARNNPEGTLLDFLTEVALVSDADDLEDASGSVSLMTMHTAKGLEYDAVFVTGVEEDLIPHRISAGEPGGPQEERRLFYVGITRARKRLYLSLAMTRAQFGEVTVAMPSRFLQEIPAELLHWRQSPGDVNSRGGTQSRALNARRGSGSSSGFGGSGSRRYGDDLVPLARREPSGNLERFANKIPAKVRDNGDLELAPGDRIRHDDFGEGRVDAITGEGAKRVAHVRFDSAGPKKLLIKIAPITKL, from the coding sequence ATGACGGACGCCAGCACCCCCATCATCGTCGGCAGAGACATCGGTCCCCAGGGCCCCGCCGCACGCCTCGACGACGACCTCCTCGAAGGGCTCAACCCGCAGCAGCGGGAGGCCGTGACGTACCGAGGGCAGGCGCTGCTCATCGTGGCCGGCGCGGGCTCCGGCAAGACGAGCGTGCTGACACGGCGCATCGCGTCGCTGCTGCGCAACCGCGAGGCATGGCCGAGCCAGATCCTCGCGATCACGTTCACCAACAAGGCCGCGGGCGAGATGCGCGAGCGCGTCGAGCACCTCGTGGGCGACTCGTCGCGCGGCATGTGGATCTCGACGTTCCACTCGGCGTGCGTGCGGATCCTCCGGCGCGAGGCAGAGCAGTTCGGCTTCACCAAGTCGTTCACGATCTACGACTCCGGCGACTCGCGCGCGCTCATCAAGCGCCTGGTCAAAGAGCACGAGGCCGACGCATTCGGGCTCACGCCGGCGGCCACGCAGTCGAAGATCTCCCGTCTGAAGAACGAGCTGGCCGATGCGGAGTCCTACGCCCGCTCCGCCAACATGAGCGACCCTGCCGAGCGCGTCTTCGTCGAACTGTTCGGCGCGTACCAGCGCGAGCTGCAGAAGGCGAACGCGTTCGACTTCGACGACCTCATCGGCCAGACGGTCTTCCTGTTCCGCGCCTTCCCGCAGGTCGCCGACGTCTACCGACGGCGCTTCCGCCATGTCCTGGTGGACGAGTACCAGGACACCAACCACGCGCAGTACGCGCTGATCCACGAGCTCACGCGTCCGCCCGGATCGGATGCTGCGCCCCTCGCCGCGTCGGGCGGCATGATGATCTTCGAGCCCGAACCGGCCGCCGAGGACGGCGCCTCGCTGACGGTGGTCGGCGACTCCGATCAGTCGATCTACGCGTTCCGCGGTGCCGACATCCGCAACATCAGCGAGTTCGAGAAGGATTACCCGGGCGCCAAGGTCGTGCTGCTCGAACAGAACTACCGCTCGACGCAGAACATCCTGTCGGCCGCGAACGCGGTGATCAGCCACAACTTCGACCGTAAAGACAAGAAGCTCTGGACCGACGTCGGCGAGGGCGAGCAGATCGTCGGCTTCACCGGCTACTCGCAGCACGACGAGGCGCAGTTCGTCGCCGACGAGATCGAGGCGCTGCGCCGCGGCGGCGTGGACTACTCGCAGATGGCGGTCTTCTACCGCACCAACTCGCAGTCGCGTGCGCTGGAAGAGATCTTCATCCGCTCGGCGCTGCCCTACAAGATCATGGGCGGCACGAAGTTCTACGAGCGCGCCGAGATCAAGGACGCCCTCGCCTACCTCGTCGCCGTCGCGAACCCCGCCGACGAGATGGCCATGCGCCGCATCATCAACCGGCCTCGACGCGGCATCGGCGACGTGACGATCGAGACGATCTCGCGGTACGCCGCCGATCAGCAGATCACGTTCCGCGACGCGCTCGCAAACGCATCCGCGCTGGGGGTCGGGCCCAAGATCCAGGCGGCCATCGCGCATCTCGACGCCGTGCTGGCCGAGGCATCCGAGATCATGCTCCCGTCGTCGGGTGAACTCGCTCCGCCCACCGCCGTCGCCGAGGGCCTCACCCTGCTGCTGAACAAGAGCGGCTACTACGACGCGCTGCGCGCCAGCAAGGACGCGCAGGACGAGGCGCGCATCGAGAACCTCGACGAGATGGTGGCCGTCGCCCGCGAGTTCGCGCGCAACAACCCCGAGGGCACCCTGCTGGACTTCCTCACCGAGGTCGCTCTGGTGTCGGATGCCGACGACCTCGAGGACGCGTCAGGCTCGGTGTCGCTCATGACGATGCACACCGCGAAGGGCCTCGAGTACGACGCCGTCTTCGTGACGGGAGTCGAAGAGGACCTCATCCCGCACCGGATCTCGGCGGGGGAGCCCGGCGGTCCGCAGGAGGAGCGTCGGTTGTTCTATGTCGGCATCACGCGCGCTCGCAAGCGCTTGTACCTCTCGCTCGCGATGACCCGCGCGCAGTTCGGCGAGGTCACGGTGGCGATGCCGAGCCGGTTCCTGCAGGAGATCCCCGCCGAGCTGCTGCACTGGCGCCAGTCTCCGGGTGACGTCAACTCGCGGGGCGGCACGCAGTCACGCGCGCTCAACGCACGGCGCGGCTCAGGGTCGAGCTCCGGGTTCGGCGGATCAGGCAGCCGGCGTTACGGCGATGACCTGGTGCCGCTGGCGCGCCGCGAACCGTCGGGCAACCTCGAGCGCTTCGCGAACAAGATCCCCGCGAAGGTGCGCGACAACGGCGACCTCGAGCTGGCGCCCGGTGACCGCATCCGTCACGACGACTTCGGCGAGGGCCGCGTAGACGCCATCACCGGCGAGGGCGCGAAGCGCGTCGCGCACGTGCGGTTCGACTCGGCCGGCCCGAAGAAGCTGCTGATCAAGATCGCCCCCATCACGAAGCTCTGA
- a CDS encoding CHAD domain-containing protein, giving the protein MGRLREDPTVGDVLGEILRRTAAEVEDTAAAALADEPDGVHQHRVRVRRLRSVLGGFRRALDTRAADRLRVAYAEWGRELGVVRDIEVRADVAEEMLERAEIDDPAVRRRLVESERGLYPAAHERLVELARSPRSEERVRLLREFVDPAVVGDPDQPAADLFAAVLAKQARRVAKAEDRLDGSDEAHHELRKAARRTRYVAEAIADVAPDLFPKEVEAIAKAGDDLHDALGGHRDAMLLALRVAHEGALAGRAGELSDAYDTIAELLRDDAEKRLAEVSPALRKLKAAASRLP; this is encoded by the coding sequence ATGGGCAGGCTGCGCGAGGATCCCACCGTCGGAGACGTGCTGGGAGAGATCCTGCGCCGCACGGCGGCCGAGGTCGAGGACACCGCCGCTGCCGCCCTGGCGGACGAGCCGGACGGCGTGCATCAGCATCGCGTGCGGGTGCGGCGGCTGCGGAGCGTGCTCGGCGGTTTCCGCCGGGCCCTCGACACGCGCGCGGCGGATAGGCTGCGCGTCGCGTACGCGGAGTGGGGGCGCGAGCTCGGCGTCGTGCGCGATATCGAGGTGCGGGCCGACGTCGCGGAAGAGATGCTGGAGCGTGCCGAGATCGACGACCCCGCGGTCCGGCGCCGGCTGGTCGAGAGTGAGCGCGGCCTCTACCCCGCCGCGCACGAGCGGCTCGTGGAGCTCGCCCGCTCGCCGCGGTCGGAGGAGCGCGTCCGACTGCTGCGCGAGTTCGTCGATCCCGCGGTCGTCGGGGACCCGGATCAGCCTGCGGCCGACCTGTTCGCGGCCGTGCTGGCGAAGCAGGCGCGGCGCGTGGCGAAGGCCGAGGACCGCCTCGACGGCTCGGACGAGGCTCACCACGAGCTGCGCAAGGCCGCGCGTCGCACGCGGTACGTCGCCGAGGCGATCGCCGATGTCGCTCCCGATCTGTTCCCCAAGGAGGTCGAGGCCATCGCGAAGGCCGGCGACGACCTGCACGACGCGCTCGGTGGGCACCGCGACGCGATGCTGCTCGCGCTCCGGGTCGCGCACGAAGGTGCCCTCGCCGGCCGAGCGGGCGAGCTGTCCGACGCCTACGACACGATCGCTGAGCTGCTGCGTGACGACGCGGAGAAACGGCTCGCCGAGGTGTCGCCGGCGCTGCGGAAGCTGAAGGCGGCTGCCTCCCGGCTGCCGTGA